One genomic segment of Anguilla anguilla isolate fAngAng1 chromosome 2, fAngAng1.pri, whole genome shotgun sequence includes these proteins:
- the LOC118219452 gene encoding histone H3.3A, which yields MARTKQTARKSTGGKAPRKQLATKAARKSAPSTGGVKKPHRYRPGTVALREIRRYQKSTELLIRKLPFQRLVREIAQDFKTDLRFQSAAIGALQEASEAYLVGLFEDTNLCAIHAKRVTIMPKDIQLARRIRGERA from the exons ATGGCACGTACTAAGCAGACCGCTCGTAAGTCTACTGGAGGAAAGGCGCCGAGAAAGCAGCTGGCCACCAAGGCTGCTAGGAAGAGCGCACCCTCTACCGGTGGCGTGAAGAAGCCGCATCGTTATCG GCCTGGTACTGTGGCCTTGAGAGAGATCAGACGTTATCAGAAGTCAACCGAGCTTCTGATTCGCAAGCTTCCATTCCAGAGGTTGGTGAGGGAAATTGCCCAGGACTTCAAGACTGACCTGCGTTTCCAGAGTGCGGCCATTGGTGCTCTTCAG gAGGCCAGTGAGGCGTACCTGGTGGGGCTGTTTGAGGACACTAACCTGTGTGCGATCCATGCCAAAAGGGTGACCATAATGCCCAAAGATATCCAGCTGGCTCGCAGaataagaggagagagagcctAG
- the trim65 gene encoding tripartite motif-containing protein 65: protein MESSNLSCVICFERFNVPVTIPCGHTFCLNCITVHWDTKAEGGLDIQCPICNETFNPRPILKRNVSLSLLTETAAHCVETRGAIPVSRQSNTVPPEAVCDRHTKPLVIYCTNDNKCVCYECAIRECDKHDKVLVEVEREKREEGLRRKSGEVEKHMEDTEKSITELTENIAKSKVSLQQTSLWMNAKFAQLVKVLAEKQECMMNFIEQERQTALTQAEAQLATLEDRAQRLRETQGQIAALNAMPDIQFIQESRFVEVPQMKETSVNVNTNLQDKLSAVTEVLSRISKLVLEDLEKAINATVGQDKQGSPQDKRPVLAVVPSPATPCYPAAKEGLSAFHCALTFDPRTANANLQLSQGNRRAEHLTSAPRPVHAHEARFDTTWQVLCFQGFTHGQHYWEVEVSKPWAYLGVTYQGIPRKEKGKRCMVGMNELSWSLQLDERQLSAWHNGRKEAVAGQPQQHRIGMLLDYEAGTLTYYGDGQARLHAFHCAFSQELFPACWIGEGVSVTLCPP from the exons ATGGAATCTTCAAACCTCAGCTGTGTCATCTGCTTTGAACGATTCAATGTCCCAGTCACCATCCCTTGCGGTCACACTTTCTGCCTGAACTGCATCACTGTTCACTGGGACACAAAGGCTGAAGGTGGCCTTGACATACAGTGTCCAATATGCAATGAGACGTTCAACCCGAGGCCAATCTTAAAACGAAACGTGTCACTGTCTCTTCTGACGGAGACAGCAGCACATTGTGTTGAGACCAGAGGCGCCATCCCGGTGTCTAGGCAGAGCAACACAGTCCCACCAGAAGCGGTTTGTGACCGACACACGAAGCCCCTTGTTATCTACTGCACAAACGACAACAAGTGTGTGTGCTATGAATGCGCAATCAGGGAGTGCGACAAGCACGATAAAGTTCTGGTGGAGGTTGAAAGGGAAAAACGAGAG GAAGGTCTAAGGAGAAAGAGTGGAGAGGTGGAGAAGCACATGGAGGACACAGAGAAAAGCATCACAGAGCTGACAGAGAACATTGCCAAATCTAAG GTGTCCCTGCAGCAGACCTCCCTGTGGATGAACGCAAAATTCGCACAACTTGTGAAGGTGCTAGCAGAGAAACAGGAGTGTATGATGAACTTCAttgagcaggagagacagactgCTCTCACCCAAGCAGAGGCCCAGCTTGCCACACTAGAGGACAGGGCTCAGCGACTGAGGGAGACCCAGGGGCAAATAGCTGCCCTGAATGCCATGCCTGACATCCAATTTATTCAG GAATCGAGGTTTGTTGAGGTCCCACAGATGAAAGAAACCTCTGTGAATGTCAACACGAACCTGCAGGACAAACTCAGTGCAGTCACAGAGGTGCTGTCTCGAATTTCCAAGCTGGTGTTGGAGGACTTGGAGAAAGCAATAAATGCAACTGTTGGGCAGGACAAACAAG GTTCTCCCCAGGACAAGCGTCCTGTGTTGGCAGTAGTCCCAAGCCCTGCCACCCCTTGTTACCCAGCTGCCAAAGAGGGCCTCAGTGCAT TTCACTGTgcgctgacctttgaccctcgcACAGCCAACGCTAACCTGCAGCTGTCTCAGGGAAACCGGCGAGCAGAGCACCTCACCTCGGCCCCCCGCCCTGTCCACGCCCACGAGGCAAGGTTCGACACCACCTGGCAGGTGCTGTGCTTCCAGGGCTTCACCCACGGGCAACACTACTGGGAGGTGGAGGTGTCCAAGCCTTGGGCCTACCTGGGGGTGACCTACCAGGGCATCCCCCGCAAAGAGAAGGGCAAGCGCTGCATGGTGGGCATGAACGAGCTGTCCTGGAGCCTGCAGCTGGATGAGAGGCAGCTGAGCGCCTGGCACAACGGCAGGAAGGAGGCGGTGGCCGGGCAGCCCCAGCAGCACCGCATCGGCATGCTGCTGGACTACGAGGCCGGGACGCTCACCTACTACGGCGACGGCCAGGCCCGCCTGCACGCCTTCCACTGCGCCTTCTCCCAGGAGCTCTTCCCTGCCTGCTGGATCGGAGAGGGAGTAAGCGTGACCCTCTGCCCTCCGTGA
- the unk gene encoding RING finger protein unkempt homolog → MSKAQIQANSSSGATATAGPSSSSSSSSAGGSTSPANVLHVQPEKPQHYTYLKEFRTEQCPLFVQHKCTQHRPFACFHWHFLNQRRRRPVRRRDGTFNYSPDVYCTKYDEGTGTCPDGDECPFLHRTAGDTERRYHLRYYKTGSCIHETDGKGHCSKNGPHCAFAHGSHDLRCPVYDIREVQVMEAQAGPGAAEGGGGEGQSGLAASTALIEKILSEEPRWQDNSYVLSHYKTELCKKPPRLCRQGYACPYYHNSKDRRRSPHKHKYRALPCPAVKHSDEWGDPSKCESGEGCQYCHTRTEQQFHPEIYQSTKCNDMQQSGSCPRGPFCAFAHLDQSSISDDLQQPFPNPSSPLPSGSMADESGQRSPSSPHGRFGGASFTPSSGVCIAEQGLLGRVLCEESSSLDASLSPWAGEGGYGRAPGFEREDQAKLKTLSMEQRSRDMAQMHSKQDLLVFLPVGSPLSMSSSVPSSLAATPPSPAPPGPSPGMNANALPFYPTSDTVESVVESALDDLDLNDFGVSALEKSLDSSTGVSSVGVMLGGSQLQSSAPVNIPGSFSSSGPFRSPSPSPPIRALPSPFLSAHLPQSSQSEGSFLGPSHSSLGLNGMSSSIWEHFPPGQGSPGTPPALLSSGLCVETARLKQEVEEAHRVLKHWDHSWRQMAQSWAVLKADAEESRVLAGRLAVEAERARQAEEDAQRQATLLEEALESLRSGENPHLSLHHLQLLHRLPLEAICSLQAQLCTCLHTVEQAVFRKQRLCCLVCGEQGSVSLPCQHGLLCEGCAGSSECPLCTEHQQTLGLPS, encoded by the exons ATGTCGAAAGCTCAAATACAGGCAAATTCCTCCTCGGGGGCTACAGCCACCGCTggaccttcttcttcttcctcttcctcgtcgGCAGGCGGCTCGACGTCTCCCGCTAACGTACTGCACGTACAGCCCGAAAAACCGCAGCACTACAC gtACCTGAAGGAGTTCCGCACCGAGCAGTGTCCTCTTTTTGTACAGCACAAGTGCACACAGCACCGCCCCTTTGCCTGTTTCCACTGGCATTTCCTGAACCAGCGCCGTCGGCGACCTGTCAGGCGTCGCGACGGCACCTTCAACTACAGCCCAGACGTGTACTGCACCAAATACGACGAGGGAACAGGCACCTGCCCGGACGGAGACGA ATGCCCTTTCTTGCACCGGACCGCAGGGGACACTGAGCGGCGGTATCACCTCCGCTACTACAAAACGGGCTCCTGCATCCACGAGACCGACGGCAAGGGGCACTGCAGCAAGAACGGGCCGCACTGCGCCTTCGCCCACGGGTCCCACGACCTGCGCTGCCCTGTCTATGACATCAG GGAGGTGCAGGTGATGGAGGCCCAGGCTGGCCCGGGGGCTGCGGAGGGCGGCGGTGGGGAGGGGCAGTCCGGACTCGCGGCCAGCACCGCGCTCATCGAGAAGATCCTGAGCGAGGAGCCGCGCTGGCAAG ATAACAGCTACGTGCTGTCCCACTATAAGACCGAGCTGTGCAAAAAGCCGCCACGTCTCTGTCGTCAAGGTTACGCCTGTCCCTATTACCACAATAGCAAGGACCGCCGGCGCAGCCCTCACAAGCACAAGTACAG AGCACTGCCCTGTCCTGCGGTGAAGCACAGCGACGAGTGGGGTGACCCCAGCAAGTGTGAGAGCGGAGAGGGCTGCCAGTACTGCCACACCCGCACTGAGCAGCAGTTCCACCCGGAG aTCTACCAGTCCACAAAGTGCAATGACATGCAGCAGAGTGGCAGCTGTCCCAGGGGCCCCTTCTGCGCCTTTGCTCATCTGGACC AGTCTAGCATTAGCGACGACCTCCAGCAGCCGTTCCCAAACCCCAGCTCGCCCCTCCCCTCGGGGTCCATGGCAGATGAGTCAGGGCAGAGaagtcccagcagcccccacgGCCGCTTTGGGGGCGCGTCCTTCACCCCTTCCAGCGGTGTGTGCATAGCAGAGCAAGGACTGCTGGGAAGGGTACTGTGTGAGGAGTCCTCCAGTTTAGATGCCTCCCTGTCACCCTGGGCAGGAGAAGGGGGCTATGGGCGTGCTCCAGGGTTCGAGAGAGAAGACCAG GCAAAACTGAAGACGCTGTCTATGGAACAACGCAGCCGGGACATGGCTCAGATGCACAGCAAGCAG gatCTGCTGGTCTTCCTCCCAGTGGGCAGTCCCCTCAGCATGTCCTCCAGCGTGCCCTCCAGCCTGGCTGCCACGCCtcctagccccgcccctcctggcCCCTCCCCAGGCATGAACGCCAATGCGCTGCCCTTCTACCCTACCAGCGACACTGTGGAGTCTGTCGTGG AGTCTGCCCTGGATGACTTGGATCTGAATGACTTTGGTGTGTCTGCTCTGGAGAAGAGCCTTGACAGCAGCACTGGAGTGTCCAGTGTTGGGGTCATGTTGG GGGGGAGCCAGCTACAAAGCTCAGCGCCGGTCAACATTCCCGGCTCGTTCAGCAGTTCCGGGCCATTCCGCTCACCCTCACCATCcccaccaatcagagctcttccttcccccttcctctctgctcacctgccacagtccagccaatcagagggcaGCTTTCTGGGGCCGTCACACAGCTCACTGG GCCTGAACGGGATGAGCAGCAGCATCTGGGAGCACTTCCCCCCGGGGCAGGGCTCTCCCGGCACGCCCCCCGCCCTGCTCTCCTCGGGACTGTGCGTGGAGACGGCCCGGCTCaagcaggaggtggaggaggcgcACAGGGTGCTGAAGCACTGGGACCACAGCTGGAGGCAGATGGCCCAg TCGTGGGCGGTGCTGAAGGCCGATGCCGAGGAGTCGCGGGTGCTGGCGGGCCGGTTGGCCGTGGAGGCGGAGCGGGCGCGGCAGGCGGAGGAGGACGCGCAGCGGCAGGCCACCCTGCTGGAGGAGGCGCTGGAGAGTCTACGGTCGGGGGAgaacccccacctctccctccaccacctgcagctgctgcaccgCCTGCCACTGGAGGCCATCTGCAGTCTGCAGGCCCAGCTCTGCACCTGCCTGCACACGGTGGAGCAG gCAGTATTCAGGAAGCAGAGACTGTGCTGTCTGGTGTGTGGTGAGCAGGGCTCGGTGTCCCTACCGTGTCAACATGGGCTCCTATGTGAGGGCTGTGCCGGTTCCTCAGAGTGTCCCCTGTGCACAGAGCACCAACAGACCCTGGGCCTGCCCTCCTGA
- the wbp2 gene encoding WW domain-binding protein 2 isoform X1: protein MALNKNNTPSGGVIINNSESVLMTYENVELVFCEADGLPETFRKSKKGSVYLTPYRLIFLAKGREPLQSFMMPFYLMKNCEVKQPVLGANYIKGTVSAEPGGGWEGSAAFKLVFISGGAIEFGQCMLQVAAQASRGQPVTAGFGCPYMANGAYAYPPPPPANGMYPAGPPPGYSYPAPQPTADGFYPAPPTFDSPAAYMPPPPYSAPLGQAPQDPDLPRSAAAEAKAAEAAASASCAAAPPTHVYLPQDKPPPYSPPDDKKTQ from the exons ATGGCGCTCAACAAGAATAATACACCATCGGGAGGGGTCATCATTAACAATAGCGAAAG TGTGCTGATGACATATGAAAATGTGGAGCTAGTCTTCTGTGAGGCAGATGGCCTTCCAGAGACATTCAGAAAGAGTAAGAAGGGAAGTGTCTACCTGACCCCATACCGG CTTATCTTTCTGGCCAAGGGACGGGAACCACTGCAGTCCTTCATGATGCCTTTCTATTTGATGAAGAATTGTGAGGTGAAGCAGCCAGTGCTGGGAGCCAACTACATCAAGGGCACAGTGAGCGCGGAGCCTGGGG GTGGCTGGGAGGGCTCTGCTGCCTTCAAGTTGGTCTTCATATCTGGGGGTGCCATTGAGTTTGGTCAGTGCATGCTGCAGGTTGCTGCTCAAG CTTCCAGAGGGCAGCCGGTGACTGCAGGTTTTGGTTGCCCCTACATGGCCAATGGAGCGTATGCttacccccctccaccccctgctAATGGCATGTACCCTGCTGGACCTCCACCTGGGTATTCCTACCCTGCACCTCAACCTACAG CAGATGGGTTCTaccctgcccctcccacctTTGACAGCCCAGCGGCCTACATGCCCCCACCACCCTACTCTGCACCACTGGGGCAGGCCCCCCAGGACCCTGACCTGCCTAGGTCTGCTGCAG cggAGGCAAAAGCTGCTGAGGCAGCAGCCAGTGCAAGCTGTGctgcagcccctcccactcatGTGTATCTGCCACAG GACAAACCGCCTCCCTATTCCCCCCCGGATGACAAGAAGACCCAGTAG
- the wbp2 gene encoding WW domain-binding protein 2 isoform X2, which translates to MALNKNNTPSGGVIINNSESVLMTYENVELVFCEADGLPETFRKSKKGSVYLTPYRLIFLAKGREPLQSFMMPFYLMKNCEVKQPVLGANYIKGTVSAEPGGGWEGSAAFKLVFISGGAIEFGQCMLQVAAQASRGQPVTAGFGCPYMANGAYAYPPPPPANGMYPAGPPPGYSYPAPQPTDGFYPAPPTFDSPAAYMPPPPYSAPLGQAPQDPDLPRSAAAEAKAAEAAASASCAAAPPTHVYLPQDKPPPYSPPDDKKTQ; encoded by the exons ATGGCGCTCAACAAGAATAATACACCATCGGGAGGGGTCATCATTAACAATAGCGAAAG TGTGCTGATGACATATGAAAATGTGGAGCTAGTCTTCTGTGAGGCAGATGGCCTTCCAGAGACATTCAGAAAGAGTAAGAAGGGAAGTGTCTACCTGACCCCATACCGG CTTATCTTTCTGGCCAAGGGACGGGAACCACTGCAGTCCTTCATGATGCCTTTCTATTTGATGAAGAATTGTGAGGTGAAGCAGCCAGTGCTGGGAGCCAACTACATCAAGGGCACAGTGAGCGCGGAGCCTGGGG GTGGCTGGGAGGGCTCTGCTGCCTTCAAGTTGGTCTTCATATCTGGGGGTGCCATTGAGTTTGGTCAGTGCATGCTGCAGGTTGCTGCTCAAG CTTCCAGAGGGCAGCCGGTGACTGCAGGTTTTGGTTGCCCCTACATGGCCAATGGAGCGTATGCttacccccctccaccccctgctAATGGCATGTACCCTGCTGGACCTCCACCTGGGTATTCCTACCCTGCACCTCAACCTACAG ATGGGTTCTaccctgcccctcccacctTTGACAGCCCAGCGGCCTACATGCCCCCACCACCCTACTCTGCACCACTGGGGCAGGCCCCCCAGGACCCTGACCTGCCTAGGTCTGCTGCAG cggAGGCAAAAGCTGCTGAGGCAGCAGCCAGTGCAAGCTGTGctgcagcccctcccactcatGTGTATCTGCCACAG GACAAACCGCCTCCCTATTCCCCCCCGGATGACAAGAAGACCCAGTAG
- the unc13d gene encoding protein unc-13 homolog D: MVPVQDGFPTSEDTLAPLPQDQAQSSDWGHSKRNLRQQGSPGHTRKLGKTRRQKDKRGFKDDENPEEREKRHKEQELMPLYKELLYTIAHKLGKPVAEEVFDESQLHQYIREAFSLTETEHLNLLDKVQDTEAPVYCLMVTVKEARGILGKDVSGFSDPYCLLTIVHEKKGGKRSSSQPKPRKAVITGVVPAEEIYQTDIKKQTINPVWNQTFIMEFKDCESGTFNMEMWDKDEELSLGQKLEEMKTNFQGFKRMIKEAKKDRGQDDFLGNVVLNLKDLHCTEDCWYILEPRTETYPDRGKCHLQFKFIHKERDETLSAGRSSYINYCGILLQFVQAHISKQQQGSGTWKGELCREGQTLLELYATQNDLSPFLQDLSKWVVYSKLYQSLELDSTVLFQQLTSIEYHWGQQELPYQQKQELGDSLHDFLQYGLCLVSKYRDIFPPTPSATPRLHTLLRVLVQICKTRAFQNLNPAQFDLHQEVTDAVLGGTREWFSLKKGLHQPMKKNVSETVGALCRLIGEVQDDVRLSKDVWNKVFVSAVQVDVFTIVYHELDSLVAVEVKDTLGRVESQMEQETANSLFKLYLSLQAIHKQKAFLQKRENVLKLANFHAWFRESLPFWLSKAYNTTLERVQRAVQVDQLKPLLDGTVPVKHSTSAVDLAACLHPICQLWEQLSWPDPEEGFMLMVKLTEDICKIAVTYCHMLKQRVQALSENSDHGSSVNKLCVVVNDLEHLRTVLNRLPQQLNWAELRSRTSSVIGEGQFHNTLPSQLQHTQGVLTREIRSALETLGKKMRADIEKHVLNMASQQRSASRSTEDAVVPLMRYLEKELQYMNENLVQENFNSMLAVLWTSSVQVLDQVSRQQSGVMQFYQKLHYTLQCLEQSFHAEGNGLPLDTLHTDEYKRLNAHLVQNSLNSKQLIEKFLEGKVLEQKVYSGEKYGAVTLIGSYSRSDQRLHIEVLNAVNLLPMDSNGSSDPFVQLSLEPRYLFPEVETRCTQIKKRELNPLFEEAFDFLVSAEQCNAAGASLVVTVLDHDTLRSDDFEGEAFLSLRAVPGVGGGGPQDQQNRTSSAQIRLPLMHPKPNADAILKLLETRKDDREAQAFVKLRRQREKMSQEV; the protein is encoded by the exons ATGGTGCCAGTTCAGGATGGGTTCCCCACATCAGAGGATACTTTGGCTCCTCTTCCACAGGACCAG GCTCAGTCTTCAGATTGGGGACATTCAAAGCGCAATCTGAGACAG CAAGGCTCTCCAGGTCATACTCGTAAACTGGGGAAGACGAGGAGGCAAAAGGACAAGAGG GGCTTCAAAGATGATGAGAAtccagaggaaagagagaaaaggcatAAAGAGCAGGAG TTAATGCCTCTGTATAAAGAATTGCTGTATACGATTGCACACAAACTGGGCAAACCAGTTGCTGAGGAGGTGTTTGACGAGAGTCAGCTCCATCAGTACATTAGGGAG GCTTTCTCcctgacagagacagaacacTTAAACTTGTTGGACAAAGTGCAGGACACGGag GCTCCAGTGTACTGTCTGATGGTCACTGTGAAGGAGGCtaggggcattctgggaaaagaTGTTAGTG GCTTCAGTGACCCTTACTGCCTGCTAACCATTGTGCATGAGAAGAAGGGGGGCAAAAGAAGCAGCTCACAGCCGAAGCCCAGGAAAGCAGTGATTACAGGTGTGGTGCCAGCCGAGGAGATCTATCAAACGGATATCAAGAAGCAGACCATCAACCCCGTTTGGAACCAGACTTTCATAAT ggaATTCAAAGACTGTGAAAGTGGAACCTTCAATATGGAAATGTG GGATAAGGATGAGGAGTTGTCCTTAGGCCAGAAGCTGGAAGAGATGAAGACCAACTTCCAGGGATTTAAGAG gaTGATCAAAGAGGCAAAGAAGGACAGGGGCCAGGATGATTTCCTGGGAAATGTTGTGCTCAACCTGAAG GATCTGCATTGTACAGAGGACTGCTGGTACATACTGGAGCCACGGACAGAAACGTACCCTGACAGAGGAAAATGTCACTTACAGTTCAAGTTCATCCACAAAGAG AGAGACGAGACCCTGAGTGCCGGTCGCTCCTCCTATATTAACTACTGTGGCATCCTGCTGCAGTTTGTCCAGGCACACATCTCCAAGCAGCAG cAGGGTAGTGGCACCTGGAAGGGAGAACTGTGTCGGGAGGGTCAGACCCTGCTGGAGCTGTATGCTACACAGAATGACCTCTCACCTTTCCTGCAAGACTTGTC gaagTGGGTGGTGTACAGTAAACTGTACCAGAGTTTAGAGCTGGACTCTACAGTACTGTTTCAGCAGCTCACAAGTATAGAGTACCATTGGGGCCAACAGGAACTCCCTTATCAGCAG AAACAGGAACTGGGGGACTCTCTGCATGACTTCCTGCAGTACGGCCTGTGTCTGGTGTCCAAGTACAGAGACAtcttccccccaacccccagcgcTACCCCACGTCTTCACACTCTCCTCAG GGTTCTGGTCCAGATCTGCAAGACACGGGCCTTTCAGAACCTGAATCCAGCCCAATTTGACCTACATCAAGAGGTTACTGATGCTGTGCTG GGGGGCACACGAGAGTGGTTCAGCCTCAAAAAGGGTCTCCACCAGCCCATGAAGAAG AATGTGTCAGAGACAGTGGGCGCCCTCTGCAGGCTAATAGGAGAGGTGCAAGATGATGTCAGGCTCAGTAAGGACGTATGGAACAAGGTTTTTGTCAG CGCTGTGCAAGTGGATGTGTTCACCATAGTCTACCATGAGCTGGACTCTTTG GTGGCTGTTGAGGTGAAGGACACTCTGGGCAGAGTCGAGAGCCAGATGGAGCAGGAGACAGCCAACAGCCTGTTCAAGCTGTACCTCAGCTTGCAGGCCATTCACAAGCAAAAAGCTTTCCTGCAGAAAAG GGAAAACGTGCTTAAGCTGGCAAACTTCCACGCGTGGTTCCGTGAGTCCCTGCCCTTCTGGTTGAGCAAGGCCTACAACACCACCCTGGAGAGAGTCCAGAGGGCTGTGCAGGTGGACCAG CTGAAGCCCCTGCTGGATGGCACAGTTCCCGTCAAGCACAGCACTTCTGCGGTGGACCTGGCTGCCTGTCTGCACCCCATCTGTCAGCTGTGGGAGCAGCTTAGCTGGCCAGACCCAGAGGAAGGCTTCATGCTCATGGTCAAACTCACTGAG GACATCTGTAAGATTGCAGTGACATATTGTCACATGCTAAAGCAACGGGTGCAGGCCCTGTCCGAAAACTCAGACCATGGCAGCTCTGTCAACAAG CTGTGCGTGGTGGTGAATGATCTGGAACACCTCCGCACTGTGCTGAACAGACTTCCTCAGCAGCTCAACTGGGCAGAGCTACGCAGTCGCACGAGCAGCGTGATTGGAGAGGGCCAGTTCCACAACACTTTGCCTtcccagctgcagcacacacagggggtTTTAACCCGAGAGATCCGTTCTGCCTTGGAGACGCTGGGGAAGAAG ATGCGAGCAGACATTGAGAAGCATGTGCTCAACATGGCCAGTCAGCAGAGGTCCGCCAGCCGGTCCACTGAAGAT GCGGTGGTTCCTTTAATGCGCTATCTGGAGAAAGAGCTGCAGTATATGAACGAGAACCTGGTCCAGGAAAATTTCAACAG CATGTTGGCCGTGCTGTGGACCAGCTCTGTTCAGGTCCTGGACCAAGTATCTCGCCAGCAGAGTGGGGTGATGCAGTTCTATCAGAAACTGCACTACACACTGCAG TGTTTGGAGCAAAGCTTCCACGCCGAGGGGAACGGCTTGCCGCTGGACACACTTCACACCGATGAGTACAAG AGGCTAAATGCTCACTTGGTGCAGAACTCTCTAAACAGCAAGCAGCTGATTGAGAAGTTTCTGGAAGGAAAGGTGTTGGAACAG AAGGTGTATAGTGGAGAGAAGTATGGAGCAGTCACTTTGATTGGCTCCTATAGCAGGTCAGACCAGCGGCTCCACATAGAGGTCCTCAATGCTGTCAACCTCCTCCCCATGGACTCCAATG GCTCCAGTGACCCGTTTGTTCAGCTCTCCCTGGAACCGAGATACCTGTTCCCTGAGGTGGAGACCCGCTGCACACAGATCAAGAAGCGTGAACTCAACCCGCTCTTTGAGGAGGCCTTTGACTT CCTGGTGTCAGCAGAGCAGTGCAATGCGGCAGGGGCGTCCCTGGTGGTGACGGTGCTGGACCATGACACCCTCCGCAGCGACGACTTTGAGGGCGAGGCCTTCCTGTCCCTGCGGGCCGTGCCAGGGGTGGGTGGCGGGGGACCCCAAGACCAGCAGAATCGTACCTCCTCCGCTCAGATCCGACTGCCCCTCATGCACCCTAAACCCAATG CGGACGCTATCCTGAAACTGCTGGAGACCAGGAAGGACGACCGCGAGGCGCAAGCTTTTGTTAAGCTgcgcagacagagagagaagatgtCTCAGGAGGTGTGA
- the si:ch211-250n8.1 gene encoding uncharacterized protein si:ch211-250n8.1 isoform X2, translating into MPPKDPLLATLKVCILSLQSDAAAITDASPQLSSCCQLLELIFRKGLQQPVLGFVRRDYWHCVEQLLQQDTCSGLSPLSLAVERTSGCRKLLTAQGRGRFFLRLALSRRVLGSVVQHMLHTPKVLEWYSAAISIFRNEELVEPFLSLLLVLSEMDFKLNIENCSFLDESWLLPVCEVYEAVPCRELGMVLRYLGGRVFVLDLIEGSQAQVDRCAQPGDVIDEINGISLRNASNGQAGVVLARLKGRPLSLRLLRWRQEDGTVYTPLVKLLQALQQENPSLKLSPTQMPHQQGCDGHQQGQSQCLKEGRIVYIVQYLGKANIGMYGGKEVLQQGIPLVLEKKHPSKTVLFDLKETHLTCTEKSNKQELFQHHYPEISCVGRYSRPDYTIFAFCVADCPETPESNGFCCVVLQAGSARECEDIVSRIATGFKHTEWFV; encoded by the exons TGTGTATCTTGAGCCTCCAGTCAGATGCGGCTGCCATCACCGATGCCAGTCCTCAGCTCTCCTCCTGCTGCCAGTTGCTGGAGCTCATATTTCGTAAAGGGCTGCAGC AGCCGGTCCTGGGGTTTGTGCGCAGGGATTACTGGCATTGTGTGGAGCAGCTCCTCCAACAGGACACCTGCAGCGG GTTGAGTCCTCTCTCTTTGGCAGTGGAGCGGACATCCGGCTGCAGGAAGCTGCTGACCGCTCAGGGCAGGGGACGCTTCTTCCTGAGGCTGGCGCTCAGCCGGAGGGTTTTGGGAAGTGTCGTCCAGCACATGTTGCACACTCCCAAGGTGTTAGAG TGGTACAGTGCTGCCATTTCCATCTTTAGGAATGAGGAGCTTGTGG AACCTTTCCTGTCTCTATTGCTGGTCCTGTCAGAGATGGATTTCAAACTCAACATTGag AACTGCAGCTTCTTGGATGAGAGTTGGCTTTTGCCA gtgtgtgaggtgtaCGAGGCAGTGCCATGTCGGGAATTGGGGATGGTGCTTAG GTACCTCGGTGGTCGTGTCTTTGTGTTGGATCTAATAGAGGGCAGCCAAGCCCAGGTAGACAGGTGTGCTCAACCAGGTGATGTCATTGATGAGATCAATGGGATATCCCTAAGAAACGCCAGCAATGGACAG GCAGGTGTGGTGCTGGCAAGGTTGAAGGGTCGCCCGTTGTCTCTGCGTTTGCTTCGATGGAGGCAAGAGGACGGGACAGTGTACACACCCTTGGTAAAACTCCTGCAAGCCCTCCAGCAAGAGAACCCGTCCCTGAAACTGAGCCCAACCCAAATGCCCCACCAACAAGGCTGTGACGGCCACCAGCAGGGACAGTCACAGTGCCTTAAAGAGGGCAG GATTGTGTACATTGTGCAATACCTTGGAAAGGCAAACATTGGAATG tatgGGGGTAAAGAAGTTCTGCAGCAGGGTATtcccctggtcctggagaagaAACACCCCAGTAAG ACAGTACTGTTTGATCTGAAAGAAACTCACTTGACCTGCACTGAAAAATCAAACAAGCAA gaaCTTTTCCAGCATCACTACCCAGAGATTTCATGTGTGGGAAGATACAGTCGGCCAGACTACACCATCTTTGCCTTCTGTGTGGC AGACTGCCCGGAGACCCCTGAATCAAATGGCTTCTGCTGTGTGGTTCTGCAAGCTGGCTCTGCCAGGGAGTGTGAAGACATTGTCAGCCGTATTG CCACTGGTTTCAAGCACACAGAGTGGTTTGTGTGA